A single Acropora palmata chromosome 5, jaAcrPala1.3, whole genome shotgun sequence DNA region contains:
- the LOC141881925 gene encoding uncharacterized protein LOC141881925 — protein sequence MWSKVIRRIVVIVIVFSPLGAAVLPRYLPAEQQNNLQRDNLIEQYFHLGLQHWEILAFLLLQHGIRLGIRQLKRILSRRGLTRRNNTSDVQDILHAIETELKGSGGIIGYRAMHQRLVNHHNLVIDKETVRTILRIVDSVGVENRSKHRLTNRSKGPNYIWHMDGYDKLKPFGFCIHGCIDGYSRRIVWLEVGVTNNDPDVTAGYFLDAIRSVGGVPRILRADNGTENGHIAAFQRFFRREAVDAFAGEKSFIYGRSVSNQRIEAWWGQLRRGGMDWWITFFKDLRDNGLFCDDNIFHVESIRFCFMFIIQEELNKAAKLWNLHRIRPSTNPESPPRRPDMLYFLPEISNTQDYKTVVTVDDVELVEETCGLQNVQLPCSPEFISLAEIIMRENGLMMPSNANDAKALYIELLDKIKEVEDNL from the exons atgtggtCGAAGGTGATTCGAAGAATCGTagtcattgttattgttttttctccGTTGGGTGCAGCTGTTCTACCGCGATATCTACCAGCAGAACAACAAAATAACTTACAACGCGACAATTTGATTGAGCAATATTTCCATTTGGGGCTGCAGCACTGGGAGATACTGGCCTTTCTCCTGCTCCAGCATGGAATCAGGTTAGGCATACGCCAGCTGAAAAGGATTTTGTCTCGTAGAGGATTAACCCGAAGAAACAACACTAGTGATGTGCAGGATATTTTACACGCTATAGAAACAGAACTGAAAGGCAGCGGAGGCATTATCGGTTATCGTGCAATGCATCAAAGACTCGTCAATCATCATAATCTTGTAATTGACAAAGAAACAGTTCGCACCATTCTAAGAATTGTTGATTCTGTTGGCGTTGAAAATCGCTCAAAGCATCGTCtgaca AACCGTAGCAAAGGGCCAAACTATATATGGCATATGGACGGATACGATAAACTGAAACCGTTTGGGTTTTGCATTCACGGCTGTATCGACGGATACAGCCGGCGTATTGTTTGGTTGGAAGTTGGCGTTACCAACAACGACCCAGACGTCACGGCGGGATACTTCTTAGATGCCATTCGTTCTGTTGGTGGTGTACCACGCATTTTGCGTGCCGACAATGGCACAGAAAATGGCCACATTGCAGCGTTTCAGCGATTTTTTAGAAGAGAGGCAGTTGATGCATTTGCCGGGGAAAAGAGTTTCATATACGGAAGATCAGTTTCTAATCAGCGGATCGAGGCATGGTGGGGTCAACTGCGCAGAGGTGGCATGGATTGGTGGATAACGTTTTTTAAAGATTTGAGAGATAATGGTTTGTTCTGCGACGACAACATTTTCCACGTAGAATCTATACGATTTTGCTTTATGTTTATCATACAAGAGGAATTAAACAAAGCAGCTAAGTTATGGAATCTTCACAGAATCAGACCCTCTACTAACCCAGAATCTCCTCCCAGAAGACCCGACATGCTATATTTTCTGCCAGAAATCAGTAACACACAGGACTACAAAACAGTCGTAACTGTGGATGATGTGGAACTCGTTGAGGAGACGTGTGGCTTGCAGAATGTTCAGTTACCCTGTTCACCCGAATTTATCTCCTTGGCTGAGATAATTATGAGAGAGAATGGTCTGATGATGCCTAGCAATGCAAATGACGCCAAAGCTCTCTATATAGAGTtattggataaaataaaagaagttGAAGATAATCTTTAA
- the LOC141882273 gene encoding serine/threonine-protein kinase pim-1-like, whose translation MATESLSQSVLEEVSWSTGENPFSLSGSCFSSENSSCDGSDSDFNIPEETPQYIKKLAPRVEFDNYEFGKMLGAGGFGQVISATQKKDNLPVAIKFVHKSSVKEFRKIDGKEIPAEAYFQFQAHKRNVIDIYEVIEIDDFFVYVMERPENCKDLFQIIENRYMAKSALTEREARKYFTQVLNANICCEENGVLHRDVKPENILIDMSCDEAKLIDFGLSSEIQEKPFTRFRGTKSYMPPEYYKSKQYDGCKEPCGRWEFF comes from the exons ATGGCGACTGAAAGTTTATCGCAAAGTGTCTTGGAG GAAGTGTCTTGGTCAACTGGTGAAAATCCATTCTCTTTGTCAGGAAGCTGCTTCTCCAGTGAAAACTCAAGTTGTGATGGCAGCGACTCAGATTTTAACATCCCTGAGGAAACCCCACAGTACATCAAAAAACTGGCGCCTAGAG ttgaatTTGATAATTATGAGTTTGGAAAAATGCTTGGAGCTGGAGGGTTCGGCCAAGTAATTTCTGCCACACAAAAGAAAGACAATCTTCCG GTGGCGATAAAATTTGTCCACAAGAGTTCAGTTAAGGAATTTAGGAAG ATCgatggaaaagaaattccaGCTGAAGCGTATTTCCAATTCCAAGCTCACAAACGCAATGTGATCGACATTTACGAGGTGATCGAGATCGACGACTTCTTCGTGTACGTGATGGAAAGAccagaaaattgtaaagactTGTTCCAGATCATTGAGAATAGATACATGGCTAAATCTGCGTTGACGGAGAGGGAAGCACGAAAATATTTCACTCAAGTCCTGAACGCCAACATTTGCTGCGAAGAGAATGGAGTCCTGCACCGAGATGTGAAACCTGAAAATATTCTGATTGATATGAGCTGTGATGAGGCAAAGCTGATCGATTTTGGATTATCGTCGGAGATCCAAGAAAAGCCTTTTACCAGGTTTAGAG GCACAAAAAGTTACATGCCTCCAGAATACTACAAATCCAAACAATATGATGGTTGCAAGGAACCGTGTGGCAGATGGGAATTCTTCTAG